A genomic window from Variovorax paradoxus includes:
- the mltA gene encoding murein transglycosylase A, translating to MTTSQALQQQQQQQQRLNYVLQWAATAAVVAVIASLAGCAVPPPGATGSGAATTDTATSSSASRPPPTGASVAGQARTFSTQLATYTSVGFDSVPGWSRDDFSESWPAFLGSCKVLTGRGAEWKEVCDRALKVDGKNNNAIRGFFEGEFSAYQIRDDDRKPDGVVTGYFEPEIAGARQYGAPFIYPVYGQPDDMLFADARKLPAGNGTVAARVEGRNVVVQTGLSTRDMGAPGLYALDLSAISRDTLDRKVRLRVEGKQLLPYYTREEIETKGAPNAKVLAFVSSATALYEMQIQGSGRIKLANGDIVRVAYAEQNGQPFRPTLAQASNGKPRSPVKVRGSSIELQLDDGDDDDVGAVDSGTIRTRGFTLARPVASGPVVVPGRRAAGAVSGSGIKDPSYVFFKESTSPVGGPVGAFGVPLSAGRSIAVDPRSTPLGYPVFVSTRTPGSGAPMQRLTIAQDTGGAIRGAVRADYFFGNGQQAATNARRMKERGQLWILLPRGLAVAQAAVSSAIRTRGGPVGANLPQCLVPSEGSCVDD from the coding sequence ATGACCACCTCGCAAGCACTGCAGCAGCAACAACAACAGCAACAGCGCCTCAACTATGTGCTCCAGTGGGCCGCTACTGCCGCCGTTGTTGCCGTCATCGCCTCGCTGGCAGGCTGCGCCGTGCCGCCACCAGGCGCCACGGGCAGCGGCGCGGCCACGACAGACACCGCCACCAGCAGCAGCGCCTCGCGCCCGCCGCCGACCGGCGCCAGCGTGGCAGGGCAGGCGCGCACCTTCTCGACCCAGCTCGCCACCTACACCTCGGTGGGCTTCGACTCGGTGCCGGGCTGGTCGCGCGACGATTTCTCCGAAAGCTGGCCCGCCTTCCTCGGCAGCTGCAAGGTGCTGACCGGGCGCGGCGCCGAATGGAAAGAGGTGTGCGACCGCGCGCTCAAGGTCGACGGCAAGAACAACAACGCCATCCGGGGCTTCTTCGAGGGCGAGTTCTCGGCCTACCAGATTCGCGACGACGACCGCAAGCCCGACGGCGTGGTCACCGGCTACTTCGAGCCCGAGATCGCCGGCGCCCGCCAGTACGGCGCGCCCTTCATCTACCCCGTGTACGGACAGCCCGACGACATGCTGTTCGCCGATGCGCGCAAGCTGCCCGCCGGCAACGGCACGGTGGCGGCCCGCGTGGAAGGGCGCAACGTGGTGGTGCAGACCGGCCTCAGCACGCGCGACATGGGCGCGCCGGGCCTCTATGCGCTCGACCTCTCGGCCATTTCGCGCGACACGCTCGACCGCAAGGTGCGCCTGCGGGTCGAGGGCAAGCAGCTGCTGCCGTACTACACGCGCGAAGAAATCGAGACCAAGGGCGCGCCCAACGCCAAGGTGCTGGCCTTCGTGAGCAGCGCCACCGCGCTGTACGAAATGCAGATCCAGGGTTCGGGCCGCATCAAGCTGGCCAACGGCGACATCGTTCGTGTCGCCTACGCCGAGCAGAACGGCCAGCCCTTCCGCCCGACGCTGGCGCAGGCTTCCAACGGCAAGCCGCGCAGTCCGGTGAAGGTGCGCGGCTCGTCCATCGAGCTGCAGCTTGACGACGGCGATGACGACGACGTCGGCGCGGTCGACAGCGGCACCATCCGCACGCGCGGCTTCACGCTCGCGCGGCCCGTTGCCAGCGGCCCGGTCGTGGTGCCGGGGCGGCGCGCGGCCGGCGCGGTGTCGGGCTCGGGCATCAAGGACCCGAGCTATGTGTTCTTCAAGGAATCGACCTCGCCCGTGGGCGGACCGGTGGGCGCTTTCGGCGTGCCGCTGTCGGCGGGGCGCTCGATTGCGGTCGATCCGCGCAGCACGCCGCTGGGCTACCCGGTGTTCGTGTCGACGCGCACGCCCGGCAGCGGCGCGCCGATGCAGCGCCTGACGATCGCGCAGGACACCGGCGGCGCCATCCGCGGCGCGGTGCGGGCCGACTATTTCTTCGGCAACGGCCAGCAGGCCGCGACCAATGCGCGCCGCATGAAGGAGCGCGGCCAGCTGTGGATCTTGCTGCCGCGCGGCCTGGCCGTGGCGCAGGCCGCGGTGTCGTCGGCCATCCGCACGCGCGGCGGGCCGGTGGGCGCGAACCTGCCGCAGTGCCTGGTGCCTTCGGAGGGCAGCTGCGTCGACGACTGA
- a CDS encoding serine/threonine-protein kinase, which translates to MTDSNDDRTRVVPKQGQPTTTGDTASTVITAGATPVTSPATGTTDAGLLPVGSRLAEFEVTRVIGQGGFGVVYEAWDHTLERVVAIKEYLPTSLSTRQNDGTVVPLSERHRETFDLGMRSFINEARLLAQFDHPSLLKVYRFWQEKGTTYMVMPFYRGDTLREALVAIPAGVDESWLIRIMDGVTQALAVMHNANCYHRDIAPDNIILLEGSGRPVVLDFGAARRVITDKTQAITVILKPGYAPIEQYAEMPDMSQGAWTDVYALAAVMHVAVCGRAPPPSVARLLSDSYVPLAGNEILRQRYSLRLLEAIDAGLGVRPEQRPQSMAELRAALDLEVGHSIAPTPRTQPPSGARSGNSNADAATVIASGKSKAGGKAPAPAPAPTSGGGKSNKTVAALVSVAVLAAAAGGGWWWFQGRTGGNTNADDTKVVTTTPAPPPDTKIAEAPPAPPPPPPPPPAPRTPAESLQSLATGAAPGFEVTATPKKAEVAIGKDRLAFEVRSKREGFVYVFLLSSGGEMFLLFPNLLDKYNKITAGGSLSLPRASWPMDAGGPAGTDQFAVLVSEHERDFSAAGVQNDGVFPVFPLPVLAALEATRGTGPSPLLGKPVCAPGAPCNDVYGVGNFKIVEK; encoded by the coding sequence ATGACTGACTCCAACGACGACCGCACCCGCGTAGTCCCCAAGCAAGGCCAGCCAACAACAACCGGCGACACGGCCTCCACAGTCATCACCGCAGGCGCAACCCCGGTGACCAGCCCAGCCACAGGCACCACAGACGCCGGTCTGTTGCCAGTAGGCAGCCGCCTGGCCGAATTCGAAGTCACAAGAGTCATAGGCCAAGGCGGCTTCGGCGTCGTCTACGAGGCGTGGGACCACACGCTGGAACGCGTGGTAGCAATCAAGGAATACCTCCCTACGTCACTGTCGACAAGACAGAACGACGGCACAGTAGTCCCCCTGTCCGAACGCCACAGGGAAACCTTCGATCTCGGCATGCGCAGCTTCATCAACGAAGCCCGCCTGCTCGCCCAGTTCGACCACCCGTCGCTCCTGAAGGTCTACCGCTTCTGGCAAGAAAAAGGCACCACCTACATGGTCATGCCTTTCTACAGAGGCGACACGCTGAGAGAGGCCCTGGTAGCCATCCCCGCAGGCGTAGACGAGTCATGGCTCATCCGCATCATGGACGGCGTCACGCAGGCGCTCGCGGTGATGCACAACGCCAACTGCTACCACCGCGACATCGCCCCCGACAACATCATCCTGCTCGAAGGCTCGGGCCGCCCGGTGGTGCTCGACTTCGGCGCCGCGCGCCGCGTGATCACCGACAAGACGCAGGCGATCACCGTCATCCTCAAGCCAGGCTACGCACCGATCGAGCAGTACGCCGAGATGCCTGACATGTCGCAGGGCGCGTGGACCGATGTGTATGCGCTCGCGGCCGTGATGCACGTGGCGGTGTGCGGTCGCGCGCCGCCGCCGTCGGTGGCGCGGCTGCTGTCCGACAGCTATGTGCCGCTCGCGGGCAACGAGATCCTGCGGCAGCGCTACAGCCTGCGGCTGCTGGAGGCGATCGATGCGGGCCTTGGCGTGCGGCCCGAGCAGCGGCCGCAGTCGATGGCCGAGCTGCGCGCCGCGCTCGATCTCGAAGTGGGGCACAGCATCGCGCCGACGCCGCGCACGCAGCCGCCTTCGGGCGCGCGCAGCGGCAACAGCAATGCCGACGCCGCGACAGTCATCGCGAGCGGCAAGAGCAAGGCAGGTGGCAAGGCGCCGGCGCCCGCGCCCGCTCCCACCAGCGGCGGGGGCAAGAGCAACAAGACCGTCGCCGCACTCGTATCGGTCGCCGTTCTCGCAGCCGCGGCCGGTGGCGGCTGGTGGTGGTTCCAGGGCCGCACCGGCGGCAACACGAACGCCGATGACACGAAGGTCGTCACCACCACGCCGGCCCCGCCACCCGACACAAAGATCGCAGAGGCTCCCCCAGCACCGCCACCACCACCACCGCCCCCTCCGGCCCCGCGCACGCCCGCCGAATCGCTGCAATCTCTCGCAACCGGCGCTGCGCCCGGCTTCGAGGTGACGGCCACGCCGAAGAAGGCCGAAGTCGCCATCGGCAAGGACCGCCTCGCCTTCGAGGTGCGCAGCAAGCGCGAAGGTTTTGTCTACGTGTTCCTGCTGTCCAGCGGCGGCGAGATGTTCCTGCTGTTCCCGAACCTGCTCGACAAGTACAACAAGATCACCGCGGGCGGTTCGCTTTCTCTGCCGCGCGCTTCGTGGCCGATGGACGCGGGCGGCCCGGCCGGCACCGACCAGTTCGCGGTGCTCGTGAGCGAGCACGAGCGCGACTTCAGCGCCGCCGGCGTGCAGAACGACGGCGTGTTCCCGGTGTTCCCGCTGCCGGTGCTGGCCGCGCTCGAAGCCACGCGCGGTACCGGCCCCTCGCCGTTGCTGGGCAAACCCGTGTGCGCACCCGGCGCCCCGTGCAACGACGTCTATGGCGTCGGGAATTTCAAAATCGTCGAGAAGTAA
- the tagF gene encoding type VI secretion system-associated protein TagF: protein MNEASSSSPLLFASTALPGWFGKLPGMGDFAHRRLPEAFRAVWDQWLQRGMARLRDRHADWTERYLEAPIWCFALGRQVAGEQAWIGVLMPSVDGVGRYFPFALAMELDQSVSGQLQGEALAMALQWWAHATQAALEGLDGDLDALRFDAVLHRLFVDGASSDGRESGVESLALPLAGASIWLGDPAAEHGVRMLCTGLPRDEQFEALFFGFAEEG, encoded by the coding sequence GTGAACGAGGCCTCCTCTTCTTCACCGTTGCTCTTTGCCTCGACTGCGTTGCCGGGGTGGTTCGGCAAGTTGCCGGGCATGGGGGACTTTGCGCATCGGCGGCTGCCGGAGGCGTTTCGTGCTGTGTGGGATCAGTGGCTGCAGCGGGGCATGGCCCGGCTGCGGGATCGGCATGCGGACTGGACTGAGCGGTATCTCGAAGCGCCTATCTGGTGTTTTGCGTTGGGGCGGCAGGTGGCGGGGGAGCAGGCGTGGATTGGGGTGTTGATGCCTTCTGTCGATGGGGTGGGGCGGTACTTTCCGTTTGCTCTGGCTATGGAGCTTGATCAGTCTGTTTCCGGGCAACTGCAGGGGGAGGCGCTGGCTATGGCGTTGCAGTGGTGGGCTCATGCTACGCAGGCTGCGTTGGAAGGGCTTGATGGGGATCTGGATGCGCTGCGGTTTGATGCAGTGTTGCATCGGCTGTTTGTTGACGGTGCATCTTCTGACGGGCGTGAGAGTGGTGTTGAATCGCTGGCTTTGCCGCTGGCGGGGGCTTCGATTTGGTTGGGTGATCCTGCTGCTGAGCATGGGGTTCGGATGCTCTGTACTGGGTTGCCTCGGGATGAGCAGTTTGAAGCCCTGTTCTTTGGGTTTGCGGAGGAGGGGTGA
- the tssM gene encoding type VI secretion system membrane subunit TssM, translating into MIKKIFGFLFSPLLLTLLALIVVALLIWWIGPLVKIGSLAPLESEMTRAIVIGVIVLIVVLRALYRRWRARRASQHLTDGLMKAPAAKTDAPVNGEQKILDTRFSEAVATLKQMRLHAAGKKPGWRDWMSISGGSYLYDLPWYVFIGAPGAGKTTALVNSGLSFPLAEKFGPGAIRGVGGTRNCDWWFTDEAVLIDTAGRYTTQDSHQSEDKSAWEGFLGLLKKARPRRPLNGVFLTVSVADLLSQGPEARTQLAASIRARLLELDSKLTTRLPVYVLVTKSDLLYGFTDYFDDLGKEQRAQVFGFTLPANENVQLEEKGLSTAFNREFALLHNRVNDGLIARMQRETDGTRRAAIFGFPAQFGSIGSLLSDLLEQVFTGSRFAQPPWVRGVYFTSGTQEGSPIDRVMGSLARSFGIERAMLAPQKSSGRSYFLTSLLREVVFPEQRLAGADVKLERRRHTLRVIGVTAMTLVTVGLLAAWGYSTLQNMNYLKSVEARVEPAKQNLAALPARVQNLVEVAPVLQSLRDIWKTPDNHQGDEPLSMTLGLYQGDKLDAAAMLTHQRALNDAFLPQIAKRIEDQLRTAQKDNLEYTYEALKSYLMLYQPEHFDAEALKAWITLDWSRNLDRGIPEDQRKALEDQLDVLIAQGPPRSPLKMDENLVRSVRAVLASYPLEQRVFSRLKRQRATKDIPAFSVATATGPSGPLVFERISGKPLTEGVPGMFTYDGYHKRFQNEVTVLTGLLANEDPWVLGQDRNAADRLRDVAALGALTDRVRRLYLEEYVKQWEALLADVRLIRATGLEKNIETARILSGVDSPLANFLRAVVKQTTLIPAADANKDVVSKATETVRNTRKGLEDLFGSDPGRQVAPGKRIESIVDDRFESLRRLVTAGGPNQPAPIDDALKLFNEVYVYLNAVDTAVKGRTSPPPGDVAGKLKSDAGRLPEPVRSMVENLSQSGAAQAQTAERGNLSQDLRPVAEFCARAIAGRYPFVSTSKRDVLPEDFGQMFGPGGLMDDFFQKRLAALVDTSTKPWRYKPVAERGAITTQALAQFERAARIKDIFFRGGGRGPSMRLDFKPVEMDAGITQFILDVDGQLVKYAHGPVVPMAVQWPGPKGSNQVRIQVSPPSTTGSSGAAVDGPWALFRALDDGQLEAGDAPEKFFITFQIGARKTRFEVTTNSVQHPIRLRELREFSCPEGL; encoded by the coding sequence ATGATCAAGAAAATCTTCGGCTTCCTGTTCAGCCCGCTGCTGCTGACACTGCTCGCGCTGATCGTCGTCGCGCTGCTGATCTGGTGGATCGGCCCGCTGGTGAAGATCGGCTCGCTCGCGCCGCTCGAAAGCGAAATGACGCGCGCCATCGTCATCGGCGTCATCGTGCTCATCGTGGTGCTGCGCGCGCTGTACCGCCGCTGGCGCGCGCGCCGTGCGAGCCAGCATTTGACCGACGGCCTCATGAAGGCGCCGGCCGCGAAGACCGACGCACCCGTCAACGGCGAGCAGAAGATCCTCGACACGCGCTTCAGCGAAGCCGTGGCCACGCTCAAGCAGATGCGCCTGCATGCCGCCGGCAAGAAGCCGGGCTGGCGCGACTGGATGTCGATCTCGGGCGGTAGCTACCTGTACGACCTGCCGTGGTACGTCTTCATCGGCGCGCCGGGCGCGGGCAAGACCACGGCGCTGGTCAACTCGGGCCTGAGCTTCCCGCTCGCCGAGAAGTTCGGCCCCGGCGCCATCCGCGGCGTGGGCGGCACGCGCAACTGCGACTGGTGGTTCACCGACGAGGCCGTGCTCATCGACACCGCCGGGCGCTACACCACGCAGGACAGCCACCAATCGGAAGACAAGAGCGCATGGGAAGGCTTCCTGGGCCTGCTGAAGAAGGCGCGCCCGCGCCGTCCGCTGAACGGCGTGTTCCTCACCGTGAGCGTGGCCGACCTGCTGAGCCAGGGCCCCGAGGCGCGCACGCAGCTTGCGGCCTCGATTCGTGCGCGCCTGCTCGAACTCGACAGCAAGCTCACCACGCGCCTGCCGGTGTATGTGCTCGTCACCAAGAGCGACCTGCTGTACGGCTTCACCGACTACTTCGACGACCTCGGCAAGGAGCAGCGCGCACAAGTGTTCGGCTTCACGCTGCCGGCCAACGAGAACGTGCAGCTGGAAGAGAAGGGCCTTTCCACGGCCTTCAATCGCGAGTTCGCGCTGCTGCACAACCGCGTGAACGACGGCCTCATCGCGCGCATGCAGCGCGAGACCGACGGCACGCGCCGCGCCGCCATCTTCGGTTTTCCGGCGCAGTTCGGCTCCATCGGCTCGCTGCTGTCCGACCTGCTCGAACAAGTGTTCACCGGCTCGCGCTTTGCGCAGCCGCCGTGGGTGCGCGGCGTGTACTTCACCAGCGGCACGCAGGAGGGCAGCCCGATCGACCGCGTGATGGGCAGCCTTGCGCGCAGCTTCGGCATCGAGCGCGCGATGCTCGCGCCGCAGAAGTCGAGCGGGCGCAGCTACTTTCTTACCTCGCTGCTGCGCGAGGTGGTGTTCCCCGAGCAGCGCCTGGCCGGCGCCGACGTGAAGCTGGAGCGCCGCCGCCACACGCTGCGCGTGATCGGCGTGACGGCGATGACACTCGTCACCGTCGGCCTGCTCGCGGCCTGGGGCTACAGCACGCTGCAGAACATGAACTACCTGAAGTCGGTCGAGGCCCGCGTCGAGCCCGCCAAGCAGAACCTTGCGGCGCTGCCCGCGCGCGTGCAGAACCTGGTCGAGGTCGCGCCCGTGCTGCAGAGCCTGCGCGACATCTGGAAGACGCCCGACAACCATCAGGGCGACGAGCCGCTGTCGATGACGCTGGGCCTCTACCAGGGCGACAAGCTCGATGCCGCCGCGATGCTCACGCACCAGCGCGCGCTCAACGACGCCTTCCTGCCGCAGATCGCCAAGCGCATCGAAGACCAGCTGCGCACCGCGCAGAAGGACAACCTCGAGTACACGTACGAGGCGCTCAAGAGCTACCTGATGCTCTACCAGCCCGAGCACTTCGACGCCGAGGCCCTGAAGGCCTGGATCACGCTCGACTGGTCGCGCAACCTCGACCGCGGCATTCCCGAAGACCAGCGCAAGGCGCTCGAAGACCAGCTCGACGTGCTCATTGCCCAGGGCCCGCCGCGCTCGCCGCTGAAGATGGACGAGAACCTGGTGCGCAGCGTGCGCGCCGTGCTCGCGAGCTACCCGCTGGAGCAGCGTGTGTTCAGCCGCCTGAAGCGCCAGCGCGCCACCAAGGACATTCCGGCTTTCAGCGTGGCCACCGCCACCGGCCCCTCGGGCCCGCTGGTGTTCGAACGCATCAGCGGCAAGCCGCTGACCGAAGGCGTGCCGGGCATGTTCACCTACGACGGCTATCACAAGCGCTTCCAGAACGAAGTGACCGTGCTCACCGGCCTGCTCGCCAACGAAGATCCGTGGGTGCTGGGCCAGGACCGCAACGCCGCCGACCGCCTGCGCGACGTGGCCGCGCTCGGCGCGCTGACCGACCGCGTGCGCCGCCTGTACCTGGAGGAATACGTCAAACAGTGGGAAGCACTGCTCGCCGACGTGCGCCTGATTCGCGCCACCGGCCTGGAGAAGAACATCGAGACCGCGCGCATTCTTTCGGGCGTCGATTCCCCGCTTGCGAACTTCCTGCGCGCCGTGGTCAAGCAGACCACGCTGATCCCGGCGGCCGACGCCAACAAGGACGTGGTCAGCAAGGCGACCGAGACAGTGCGCAACACGCGCAAGGGCCTGGAAGACCTGTTCGGCAGCGACCCCGGCCGCCAGGTGGCCCCGGGCAAGCGCATCGAGAGCATCGTGGACGACCGCTTCGAGTCGCTGCGCCGCCTCGTCACCGCCGGCGGCCCCAACCAGCCTGCACCCATCGACGATGCGCTGAAGCTCTTCAACGAGGTGTACGTGTACCTCAACGCCGTCGACACGGCCGTGAAGGGCCGCACCTCGCCACCGCCCGGCGACGTGGCCGGCAAGCTCAAGTCAGACGCGGGCCGCCTGCCAGAGCCGGTGCGATCGATGGTCGAGAACCTCAGCCAGTCTGGCGCCGCGCAGGCACAGACGGCCGAGCGCGGCAACCTGAGCCAGGACCTGCGCCCCGTGGCCGAGTTCTGCGCACGCGCCATCGCGGGCCGTTACCCCTTCGTGAGCACCAGCAAGCGCGACGTGCTGCCCGAAGACTTCGGCCAGATGTTCGGCCCTGGTGGCCTGATGGACGACTTCTTCCAGAAGCGCCTGGCCGCGCTGGTCGACACCAGCACCAAGCCGTGGCGCTACAAGCCCGTGGCCGAGCGCGGTGCCATCACTACTCAGGCGCTGGCGCAGTTCGAGCGGGCCGCGCGCATCAAGGACATCTTCTTCCGCGGCGGCGGCCGTGGGCCTTCGATGCGGCTGGACTTCAAGCCGGTAGAGATGGATGCGGGCATCACGCAGTTCATCCTCGACGTCGACGGCCAGCTCGTGAAGTACGCGCACGGACCGGTGGTGCCGATGGCCGTGCAGTGGCCGGGGCCGAAGGGCAGCAACCAGGTGCGCATCCAGGTCAGCCCGCCTTCGACCACTGGCAGTTCGGGTGCGGCTGTGGATGGGCCGTGGGCGCTGTTCCGGGCGCTTGACGACGGGCAGCTCGAAGCCGGCGATGCACCGGAGAAGTTCTTCATTACCTTCCAGATCGGTGCTCGGAAGACGCGCTTCGAGGTGACGACTAACAGCGTGCAGCATCCGATTCGCTTGCGTGAGTTGCGGGAGTTTTCTTGTCCGGAGGGGCTGTGA
- a CDS encoding DotU family type VI secretion system protein, translated as MSTPPDPFAAFESERTVIKPKPRTPGGTPPAPAPAPFFGGADPTPAADVGELGLLNPLVSAAGKLLVLIGKLRNLAQPPNVPALRASTADAVNQFDANARRAGVSNESVLAARYVLCTALDEAVANTPWGVQAGWNKQSLLVQFHNETWGGEKVFQLLAKLAQDVPTHRQLLELIYSVLALGFEGRYRVVDNGRAQLDSVRQRLADLIAKDRPAVEPELSPHWRGQGAGTVRLRESLPLWVFAAGFALLLALAWFGLRLTLNYRSDTTYAAVSSLRAPNIQIAPPALPAKTPRLARFLEPEIKQGLVTVTDEADRSVVRLRGDSFFGSGSAEPMAQSLPVLRRIGQALAEVKGEVLITGHSDNQPIRSLRYPSNWHLSAARADAVKGALTTLVDPARMRSDGKADAEPVAANDTPANRAKNRRVDIVLLTEPDRLAAAAPAAPAPGATK; from the coding sequence ATGAGCACACCTCCCGACCCCTTCGCCGCCTTCGAGTCGGAACGCACGGTCATCAAGCCCAAGCCGCGCACGCCCGGTGGCACGCCGCCCGCGCCGGCACCGGCGCCTTTCTTCGGCGGTGCCGATCCCACACCGGCCGCCGACGTCGGCGAGCTCGGCCTGCTCAACCCGCTGGTGTCGGCCGCCGGCAAGCTACTGGTGTTGATCGGCAAGCTGCGCAACCTTGCGCAGCCGCCCAACGTGCCGGCGCTGCGCGCCTCCACTGCCGATGCTGTCAATCAGTTCGACGCCAATGCGCGGCGCGCTGGCGTCAGCAATGAATCGGTGCTCGCCGCGCGCTACGTGCTGTGCACCGCGCTCGACGAAGCCGTGGCCAACACGCCCTGGGGCGTGCAGGCCGGCTGGAACAAGCAGAGCCTGCTGGTGCAGTTCCACAACGAAACCTGGGGCGGCGAAAAAGTCTTCCAGCTGCTCGCCAAGCTCGCGCAGGACGTGCCCACGCACCGCCAGCTGCTGGAGCTGATCTACAGCGTGCTCGCGCTCGGCTTCGAAGGCCGCTACCGCGTGGTCGACAACGGCCGCGCGCAGCTTGACTCGGTGCGCCAGCGCCTCGCCGACCTGATCGCGAAAGACCGCCCGGCCGTGGAGCCCGAGCTTTCTCCGCACTGGCGCGGGCAGGGCGCGGGCACGGTGCGGCTGCGCGAGTCGCTGCCGCTGTGGGTGTTCGCGGCCGGCTTTGCGCTGTTGCTCGCGCTCGCGTGGTTCGGCCTGCGGCTCACGCTCAACTACCGCTCCGACACCACCTACGCCGCGGTGTCGAGCCTGCGTGCGCCCAACATCCAGATCGCGCCGCCCGCCTTGCCGGCGAAGACGCCGCGCCTCGCACGCTTTCTCGAACCCGAGATCAAGCAGGGCCTGGTCACGGTGACCGACGAGGCCGACCGCAGCGTGGTGCGCCTGCGCGGCGACTCCTTCTTCGGCTCCGGCAGCGCCGAGCCGATGGCGCAGTCGCTGCCCGTGCTGCGCCGCATCGGCCAGGCGCTGGCCGAGGTGAAGGGCGAGGTGCTGATCACCGGCCACTCGGACAACCAGCCGATCCGCTCGCTGCGCTATCCCTCCAACTGGCACCTCTCGGCCGCGCGCGCCGATGCGGTGAAGGGCGCGCTGACAACGCTGGTCGACCCCGCGCGCATGCGCTCCGACGGCAAGGCAGACGCCGAGCCCGTCGCCGCCAACGACACGCCGGCCAACCGCGCGAAGAACCGCCGCGTCGACATCGTGCTGCTGACCGAACCCGATCGGCTCGCTGCCGCCGCGCCGGCTGCTCCCGCACCAGGAGCGACGAAATGA
- the tssK gene encoding type VI secretion system baseplate subunit TssK, which translates to MSWRTKVVWSEGMLLQPQHLQQSERHADHARHVLLRSTTPYAWGFAELEIDAAALTLGKLALVRAVGIFGDGTVFDMPAVDPLPEPIDIPSSMRDEAVVLALPLRRAGAREADAEEYEELVRHRVLESEVPDSNTAGERTAMLQLGQLHTRLMRAGEATDAWTTIGVARVVERRVDNQVQLDRAMLPPLLDVAGHAVIRAWLDELLGLLRQRGEALAGRMTQGGTGGVAEIADFMLLQAVNRNEAIFAHLAKSAMLHPQHFFEHALGLAGDLSSFRDSRRVARFGPYIHDDLALSFRPVMDDLRRSLSMVFEQSAIRIELHDRKHGVRVAMVTDVELQRKATFVLAVNANMPSEALRARFPTQVKIGPVERIRDLVNLALPGVTLTPMPVAPRQIPFHTGANYFELETRNSDLWRQLEQSGGIAMHIAGDFPGLDLAFWAIRS; encoded by the coding sequence ATGAGTTGGCGAACAAAAGTGGTCTGGAGCGAGGGGATGCTGTTGCAGCCTCAGCACCTGCAGCAGAGCGAGCGTCATGCCGATCATGCGAGGCATGTGCTTCTGCGTTCGACCACCCCCTACGCCTGGGGCTTTGCCGAGCTGGAGATCGACGCCGCTGCGCTCACGCTGGGCAAGCTGGCGCTGGTGCGGGCGGTCGGCATCTTCGGCGACGGTACGGTCTTCGACATGCCGGCGGTCGACCCGCTGCCCGAGCCCATCGACATTCCTTCGTCCATGCGCGACGAGGCCGTGGTGCTCGCACTGCCGCTGCGCCGCGCCGGTGCGCGCGAGGCCGACGCCGAAGAATATGAAGAGCTGGTGCGCCACCGCGTGCTCGAATCCGAAGTGCCCGATTCGAACACCGCCGGCGAGCGCACGGCGATGCTGCAACTGGGCCAGCTCCACACGCGCCTGATGCGTGCCGGCGAAGCCACCGACGCCTGGACCACCATCGGCGTTGCCCGCGTGGTCGAGCGCCGCGTCGACAACCAGGTGCAGCTCGACCGCGCCATGCTGCCGCCGCTGCTCGACGTGGCCGGCCATGCCGTCATTCGCGCCTGGCTCGACGAACTGCTGGGGCTGCTGCGCCAGCGCGGCGAAGCGCTGGCGGGCCGCATGACGCAGGGCGGCACCGGCGGCGTGGCCGAGATCGCCGACTTCATGCTGCTGCAGGCCGTGAACCGCAACGAAGCCATCTTCGCGCACCTGGCAAAGAGCGCGATGCTGCACCCGCAGCATTTCTTCGAACATGCCCTCGGGCTGGCCGGCGACCTTTCGAGCTTTCGCGACTCGCGCCGCGTCGCGCGCTTCGGCCCCTACATCCACGACGACCTTGCGCTGAGCTTCCGCCCGGTGATGGACGACCTGCGTCGCAGCCTCTCGATGGTGTTCGAGCAATCGGCCATCCGCATCGAGCTGCATGACCGCAAGCACGGTGTGCGCGTGGCGATGGTGACGGACGTGGAACTGCAGCGCAAGGCGACCTTCGTGCTCGCGGTGAACGCGAACATGCCCAGCGAAGCGCTGCGCGCGCGCTTCCCCACGCAGGTGAAGATCGGTCCGGTCGAGCGCATTCGCGATCTGGTGAACCTTGCGCTGCCGGGCGTCACGCTCACGCCGATGCCGGTCGCGCCGCGGCAGATTCCCTTCCACACCGGCGCCAACTACTTCGAACTCGAAACGCGCAACAGCGACCTGTGGCGCCAGCTCGAGCAATCCGGCGGCATCGCGATGCATATCGCGGGCGACTTCCCCGGCTTGGACCTCGCGTTCTGGGCCATTCGTTCCTAG